GTTTGTTGACGTTAATGGAAGCTTTCTGCGCCTCATAATATTTCGTTGAATATTCTTTAAGTTCTACTTATTTACACAGCTAGACTGTCCTGCattgatgttatttttttcaagaaaaagaaattaaataaaaaaaatttttttaaaaaggaaGGAGTTGTAAATACTGCTGAACTGGTATCGATTTTAgagtttcttggtccactttgTGAGAAAGTATTCACCGATCACAATCTTCCCCGGATCTGTAAGTGTAAATTTTTTTGTATTATCTACTGTTGGCCTAAGGGCCAGCTTGGGTTAGTCCGGTTTCAGTATTGACACCTTTGGAATAAATTCTATCTTTAGTACCtggtaaagaaaaaaaaaagagaaagagcTTTGTCAGCAAATTCCAAGTTCTGATGTAAATCTCTCATGGTACTGTAAGTCATCAGCTACGCACAGCTTAGTACACAACTTTTCTCAAAAATATGACTCTTTGTAAATACTCTAACAGATGAAACTGCAAACTTCAATATTAATATACATCTGATATTATAACTTGTCATGTTGCCTCCTAACAACTTGACAACCTTGAATGCTAGGCCTTTCAAGCACCCCTATGAATTCACATATACTTTTAGAGCTGAAAAATTCTGTCCAGATCCTTTACATGTTCAAAGTATGTTTGTTACAGCAATTAGATACATTGAGGTAGTAGTCATGGGGTTATTAAACTtcccaaattttcaattttctctctAAGTTGCCAGTTTCAGAAACATACAGATTTAACACGGACAATTATCATATTACAGTATTCTCTGGCtggtcaaatgttcatgaaacAATGTTCAGAGATATTGGTAGTTAGTACCTGTACGCATCTGCGTGAAAGTTCAAAGTTTTTGCCGGTACTTTGCTGAAAGACACCTTGAACTATACACGATAAAGAATGAAAATTCAAGGTCACAGTGCGTACACAAGAAGCAAATAATCTCAATTTCTTTAATACTCTCCTCCTTtatacttaatttcaaaatggctcTCACTCTCCGAGTTAAATTTCTacttgaaaaataaacattttttatatttcatgaaaaaaaatggtgaaagaTAATTTTCTTGGCAACTTTGAGTCAACACAATTTCAAGACCAGTAAAGAAGTAAAACCTTGGAGGTTTGAAAAATCTAACTGAGCAGCACATTCTTTTCCTTAACTTACATATTCCATCATATTACTGGAATCACATCGTTGTTTACATAACACCCAATGGAGTCCTAATTTATGATATAGATGACTGTTTTCCCAATCTAGTACTTTTTCTATAGAATGTTTTGTctgcaaaaagaaaaacatttcaaaaaataaagagGGTTTTGTGAGATACATTGAATAGCTGTGTATTGTTAAAtatatttgatgatgaaaaacaGAAAGAAGAAAGATTACAAATTTGATTACTCAATATTGCGACATCTTAGTCTACAGTGACATTACATGGACATTTATGTGCTCATGTGCTTTTGTAACTTCATCACgtaatatttcaacatcttCATAACCTGTAAATTTATACTCCTGGGCCTTTGTAACTTCCTGGTAACTCCCCTGTGGCAATCGCATAACTGTGAGTTTCCAGTATCAATACTGTTTGTAGCGTGACAATGATAAATGTTGCAACGGTGAAGACAATTCAGTTACAGGCAAGAACAGTTTCTGCATATCGGTAGTTTGAAGTTTCAACTGTATATTCAAAACAcctgtgaaaatgaaaagactGGGAAAAATTTCCCAACAACGCTTACCCTTTTACTGAGACATATAACAGGCCACAGGGAACATCCTAAGGTACAACAACAGCATATACAACCACAGAATAACCATTTGACATTGACGGgcaatgtttttcttaaaatGCTATTTACTCTACTGATAGTGCTCTTGTATTCCTCTGGTGCCACCTGTGTGGATGAAGGAAAAGacaattttaaccctttcatcaccatggtttggcccaagcccattgttatcaatggtgattgtggacctgtttattgAGAATCAGGGGTGAATGGGTTAAAAGGGGTGAAAAATGGTTCAAATAATACTGAAGGATTCAAAGTTCTTAGTGTAGGGTTGCTAAGGGAAATCTGTAGTATCCAAGTATTGTGGTTTCATTTATACCTCAATGATGTAACTATGGATGTACCAATGTACACTTGCTTGATATAGAATGCGTGACATCACAGAAATGCTGATGTGACGAGAAAGATTTGAGAAAAATTCTGCGATTATAATCTGCTGAAAACCTCAGGTGTCTGTTTTCAAGGTGCATATACAGTATCTTCCTCATTCCAGCACTCCTCAATTCCTAGATCTCACATTGTGCTTGTTGATGTTGAATATTTAGGCAATGTAAGTCCTTCGCCCTCCTTTGAAACAATGTAGTTATATCCAGCTAAACAATTTGTTTAGCGATAAAGCTGCCGAAAAACTGTCCCATTTACTTTTTCTCCCCAAATCTCAACAACTGAacagattttttcaataatctATGCTCATGCATGTTTTTTCACAGCAGCATCTAACATTCAGTAAAATTTGTACAAATGGAttcaaaattgaccaatttgGTAAGTTTTCAAGTCTGTGAATACAAGAGTACAAAGAAAGTGGCATAAAATAGTACTATGCACAACTCGAGTCCTTTAGCATCACCCTATTAACAAATCATCATCATACACAACATTTTTAACACACCATGGTTTTGTAGCCGCACTAAGCATATGGATTGAAATCTCTGAGGATAAAATACACAATTCTGTTTATTTAGGTTTTACAGAGTGTTATTGTCCCAACCTGCACTCTTTTCAGTATAAAGAGACAATATACAAAACTCAGGCGGAACCATTCCTTCGCAGAATCACTGCTTCCTGAGGTTAAAACCACTTGGCTGTTTGAGAGCTTCAAACACTCAATCAGTAACTTCAAATTATCAAATGCTACTGTGTTTGTTCATTGGAATTGTCGGACCTGTCATCACTGGGGAACCGGGAACAGCACCCTCTTTCTCTCAAGTGGCTTGGGTTCACAACTACCGCATCCCTTTTAGTTGACAGGAAGTCCAGGAAGTGATGAACTGGCACTTCAAACTATCTCTGAAAAGTTCAGTTTTATGTTATGTCATCTATAGTTTGTGAGTACTCTGAGTAAGCATGTTTACCGTACCGTACTTTTTAAATATCATAAATACATGTTAATGCTCACCACTGTTCATTGTTTGGAACTAGAAATAGggatattttttggaaaaatctgagGCTATAGACAGACATTAAACAaagttaattttggctttcacagaaaactattaaaaatacaTTGCAAAAGTAGGAAGTACACGGTAGTTTGCAGTTTAGTTTCAATACAGGCTTGAAATATCACTATCTAAACATTCTTGTAACTTTTCCTTGAAATGACCtactattcattcattcactgtaaatatatatgtaagcATTAGTTTCCCGGAAGATGCCATCTCAAACACAGCTTGAGCATCAGTGTTCAAATGGTTGAACAGATATCCTTGGATGGACGCCAGCTGATAAAACTGAGTCAAGCTGACAGAGAGGTCTGTAGTTGCTTATTTA
This DNA window, taken from Ptychodera flava strain L36383 chromosome 4, AS_Pfla_20210202, whole genome shotgun sequence, encodes the following:
- the LOC139131543 gene encoding cysteine-rich hydrophobic domain-containing protein 2-like; amino-acid sequence: MADLMDAIYEEDDEENDGLHEEDYLSMVPDPIIVKGAGHVTVFGLSNRFDTEFPSGLAAKVAPEEYKSTISRVNSILRKTLPVNVKWLFCGCICCCCTLGCSLWPVICLSKRTKHSIEKVLDWENSHLYHKLGLHWVLCKQRCDSSNMMEYVLKIEFIPKVSILKPD